In the Aristaeella hokkaidonensis genome, GCCCATCCGAAGCGGACGGGCGGGGTCATCGAAAACGGTGGTTCTTCCGACCACACCGTCCTCAATGATCCGGAAGTTTTCCAGCATAAAGGCTTTTCGCAGAATACCCGTCCAGCGGACATGCTCCGGGTATCTGTCCCAGGTTCCGGGAATCAGTCCCCAGGTATTGGAATCTCCAAAGGCGAGTATCTGTTTCATAAAGCTCCATTCATCGGCAGACAGGGGACAGAAGTAGTTCTGTCCCCGATTTTTTTGAGTTTTGGTTCAGAGTTTACAGTTTAGAGCTGCCGCTTATTCGGCCAGTCCGCCGCCCTCCAGCACCAGGCTGTCTTCGTAGTCCAGGCCGTAGGTATCCACCAGGGTTGCTTCATAATCCTTGTGGAAGAAGTTTTCTGCGGCCAGGGCCTTGATTTCGTCATTGATCCAGTTCAGCAGGGTTTCATTGCCCTTGGTGACGGCGGGAGCGATGGTGTCCTGGCTGCCCAGGGAAGGAATGCCGACGGTGTAGCCTTCATTCTGCAGGGCATAGGCAATCACTTCGGTGTTGTCGTTGGCCCAGGCGACGGCATTGCCGTTTTCCAGGGCGTTCTTGGCATTGGCGTAGGTGTCATACTTCTGCAGGGTGATTTCAGGATTGTTCTTGATCAGGTAATCCTCGGCAGTGGTGCCGGAGATGACGATCACCTGGTCGTCAGCGGTGAGCTCGGACAGATCCTTGATCACCCGGCTGTCGGGGGAGACAACACCCAGCGCCACGTTCATGTAGGGGAGGGCGAAATCAACTTTTTCGGCACGCTCGGGGGTGACGGTAAAGTTGGCCAGGATGATATCCACCTTGCCGGTTTCCAGATATTCAACGCGGTTGGCTGCTTCGGTGGAAACATAATTGACGGTCACGCCGAGATCCTCGCCGATGCGGCGGGCGAAGTAGACGTCATAGCCCTGGTATTCGCCGTTTTCATCCACAAAGCCGAAGGGGTTCTTGTCAGAGAAGACGCCGATGTTGATGGTTCCGGAAGCCTTGATTTCATCCAGGGTGCGGAAGACGGTATCAGCGGACGCGACAGCAACCAGGGAAAGGGCCAGGACGAGAGCGATGACGAGAGCTGTGATATTACGGATGGTTTTCATGGGGGATTCTCCTTTCGGGCTTTAAGCCTCTGCTTTATTTTTTCTGTTAAATTCAAAGGATTGCAGGAATTTCTTCGCCTGTTCCGTTTTCGGTGCGGTGAAGAACTGCTCCGGGGCACTTTCCTCCAGGATCCGCCGGTCTTCCAGCAGGATGATCCGGTCAGCAACCGCCCGGGCAAAAGACATTTCATGGGTAACGATCAGCATTGTTTTTCCCTGATCCGCCAGGCTGACGATAACGTCCAGCACCTCCCGGACCATTTCCGGATCCAGGGCGGCGGTGACTTCGTCAAAGAGCAGGATTTCAGGATGCATGATCAGGGCGCGGACAATGGCCACGCGCTGTTTCTGGCCGCCGGATAACTGCCGGGGATAACTGCCGGCCTTTTCCTTCAGGCCGACGCGGTCCAGCAGCGCCAGCGCCTCTTCCCGGGCATCCTCCCGGGAACGTTTCTGGGCCTTCACCGGAGCCAGCAGGATATTATCCAGCACGGTCAGGTGAGGGAACAGTTCATAATTCTGGAATACCATACCGACCTTCCGGCGCATCTCCGGCAGGTTTTTGCTGCCCTGCCTGATCAGTTCACCCCGGAGCCGGATTTCTCCGCCCTGAATAGATTCCAGGGCGTTAATACATCGCAATAGCGTGCTTTTTCCGCATCCACTGGAGCCGACGATGACGACTACTTCACCTTCCCGGACATCCAGGGAAAGATCTTCCAGGATGGTCTGATCATCAAACCGCTTCGTCAGATGCGAGATGCTCAGTACTGTTTCCGCCATGCGCTCACCTCCAGTGCTTTTCAAGTTTCCTGGCTGCCAGGCTCAGGATCCGGCAGGCCAGGTAATACATCACAAAGATGGTCAGGTATACGCCGAACGCCGCGTTCGGGCTTGCCTTCCGGTTCGCCTCAATAATCTGTTGGGCAACCTTCAGGATTTCCACCACACCGATGAGGGTCACCAGGCTGGTGGTCTTGATCATCCGGGTGATCAGGTTGATGGAAAGGGGAATCAGACGCCGTACTGCCTGGGGCAGGATGATCCAGCGGTAAACCTGCACCGGCTGCAGTCCCAGTGCTTCCGCACTTTCCCGCTGGATGGCAGGAATGCTGCTCACCGCGCCGCGAACCAGGTCTCCCATCTCCGCTGTACCCCAGAGGGAGAAGACGATGATGGCGGCTGTCTCGCCGGAAAGGTTCCAGCCAAAGGCCCGGGTTGTTCCGAAATACATCAGGAACAGCAGGACCATCTGGGGCATGATGTGGATGATACCCAGCCAGATCCGCAGGATTACGGAGGCGACGGAGCGCTTCCGGCTGGCCAGGATTCCCAGGATGATACCGGCCGCAACGCTGATGCCGGCGGCAATCAGGCTGATGCGGAGGGCCACCCAGAGACCGCCCAGCAGCCGGACGAAGTTTTTTCCTTTCCAGAGAACTTCAAGTCCCAAATCCGGCATGCCGCAGCCTCCTTTCCCAGAAGGTCCCCAGCAGCGAGAGCGGCAGGAGGATCAGCAGATAAGCGCTTACCAGCAGGAAAAGGCTTTCTGTCGTCTGATAATACAGGCCGATCTGATCCTTGGCGGTGAACATCAGGTCCATGAGGCTTACGGCGGAGAAAACGCTGGTTTCCTTCATCAGGAAAACCACGTTTGCCATGAAGGCCGGGACGCTGATGGCCATTGCCTGGGGAAGGATCACATGGAGGAAGGTCTGCCAGCGTGTGAGTCCAAGACTTAACGCGCTTTCTTCCTGAATCCGGTCTACGGCTTCAATCCCACTCCGGAAGGCTTCTGCCATGTATCCGCCGCCGAGAAAGGCAAGGCCGATAATTCCGCAGGCTTCCGGGTTGGTTTTGATGCCGATCTTCGGCAGGCCGTAGTAGATGAAGAAGAGCTGTACAAGCAGCGGCGTGTTCCGGCTCAGCTCCACATAGGCGGCGGTGATCCGGCGAAGCACCGGTACACGCCAGTGAAGCACGGCGGCGGAAAGAAGACCCACCAGGGCAGCAAGCAGGATGCCCGCTGTGCCTGTCCGCAGGGTGAGCCAGGCGGCTTTTCCATATAGCGGCAGGACTTTTCCGATATACGCCCAATCCACTGTGCTGCTTCTTCCTTTCTTTCCGGTACGGTAACCGGCGCTTTCAACGAAAAGCCCGGCAGCCGTTTAAAA is a window encoding:
- a CDS encoding transporter substrate-binding domain-containing protein, translated to MKTIRNITALVIALVLALSLVAVASADTVFRTLDEIKASGTINIGVFSDKNPFGFVDENGEYQGYDVYFARRIGEDLGVTVNYVSTEAANRVEYLETGKVDIILANFTVTPERAEKVDFALPYMNVALGVVSPDSRVIKDLSELTADDQVIVISGTTAEDYLIKNNPEITLQKYDTYANAKNALENGNAVAWANDNTEVIAYALQNEGYTVGIPSLGSQDTIAPAVTKGNETLLNWINDEIKALAAENFFHKDYEATLVDTYGLDYEDSLVLEGGGLAE
- a CDS encoding amino acid ABC transporter ATP-binding protein, yielding MAETVLSISHLTKRFDDQTILEDLSLDVREGEVVVIVGSSGCGKSTLLRCINALESIQGGEIRLRGELIRQGSKNLPEMRRKVGMVFQNYELFPHLTVLDNILLAPVKAQKRSREDAREEALALLDRVGLKEKAGSYPRQLSGGQKQRVAIVRALIMHPEILLFDEVTAALDPEMVREVLDVIVSLADQGKTMLIVTHEMSFARAVADRIILLEDRRILEESAPEQFFTAPKTEQAKKFLQSFEFNRKNKAEA
- a CDS encoding amino acid ABC transporter permease; its protein translation is MPDLGLEVLWKGKNFVRLLGGLWVALRISLIAAGISVAAGIILGILASRKRSVASVILRIWLGIIHIMPQMVLLFLMYFGTTRAFGWNLSGETAAIIVFSLWGTAEMGDLVRGAVSSIPAIQRESAEALGLQPVQVYRWIILPQAVRRLIPLSINLITRMIKTTSLVTLIGVVEILKVAQQIIEANRKASPNAAFGVYLTIFVMYYLACRILSLAARKLEKHWR
- a CDS encoding amino acid ABC transporter permease; this translates as MDWAYIGKVLPLYGKAAWLTLRTGTAGILLAALVGLLSAAVLHWRVPVLRRITAAYVELSRNTPLLVQLFFIYYGLPKIGIKTNPEACGIIGLAFLGGGYMAEAFRSGIEAVDRIQEESALSLGLTRWQTFLHVILPQAMAISVPAFMANVVFLMKETSVFSAVSLMDLMFTAKDQIGLYYQTTESLFLLVSAYLLILLPLSLLGTFWERRLRHAGFGT